In one window of Duganella dendranthematis DNA:
- a CDS encoding S9 family peptidase, translated as MQGQHLLRTLVSAALAAGLSTAAVAAPAAATMPTPAASIYNQPPKEILDVMRAAAPPSPSLSPTRDKLMLVTMQDYPSIAKVATPFLRLAGVRIEPGNHSQHDTPGGYGIPPCVSAIDLVQVDSGKSIAVKLPAAADACPRRPVWSADGQRFVFENVTTDAVELWVGDAKSGAIRRLPGVRLNQMFGDQLHWMPDQKTLLVKQVVARKAPPVEAPGSEGPGIQESLGQKGQSSTYENRDTLRNRHDEELFNYYGTSQLALVDVATGKITPVGKPGLYEDLSIAPDGRHVVVTEIRPPYSYVTTFDRFPKQVDLWDLAQRPGKDGNPVVREIAALPLADRVPNRGVPTGPRNFTWRPTDAATLVWVEAVDGGDPNVKASERDKLMLLKAPFNAAPVELTRTEQRFGGLSWSEQPGVALLTDYDVNRKWVRTWQINVDDAANSRRLIWDQSSDEKYANPGQPVHRRLPNGFSVIRLQGDTMYLSGAGSSPDGDRPFLDKFDLKTQQKERLFRSSKTSYEQFIGFAGPGEGRLLTWSQSPEDTPNAFVRTLGASTTAEAGEPTYASSSVALTHLVDPVPQVREIKKRLVKYKRADGIDLSFTLYTPPGYKEGTPLPTILNAYPMDFADASKAGQTTGSQATFTRLRQYRLLLLSGYAIIDSAAFPIVGDPRKAYDTYTEQLVANAKAAVDEAVRLGVTDPNRVGVTGHSHGALMTANLLAHSDLFRAGAATSGSYNKSLTPFGFQNERRSVWEAPDVYTKASTFFYADKLKTPLLIVHGGDDANPGTTPLQSVKLFEAIRGNGGVTRLVMLPHEPHWYAARESNEQLIYEMLRWFDKYVKDAPPKQ; from the coding sequence ATGCAGGGACAACACCTGTTGCGCACGCTGGTCAGCGCAGCCCTCGCCGCCGGCCTCAGTACCGCTGCCGTGGCCGCTCCAGCGGCGGCCACCATGCCTACGCCAGCCGCCAGCATCTACAACCAGCCACCGAAAGAGATCCTCGACGTGATGCGCGCCGCGGCGCCGCCGTCGCCGTCGCTGAGTCCGACCCGCGACAAGCTGATGCTGGTGACCATGCAGGACTACCCGTCGATCGCCAAGGTGGCGACGCCGTTCCTGCGCCTGGCTGGCGTACGCATCGAGCCGGGCAACCACAGCCAGCACGATACGCCGGGCGGCTACGGCATCCCGCCGTGCGTCAGCGCCATCGATCTGGTGCAGGTGGACAGCGGCAAGAGCATCGCCGTCAAGCTGCCGGCTGCGGCCGACGCCTGCCCGCGCCGTCCGGTGTGGAGCGCCGATGGCCAGCGCTTCGTGTTTGAAAACGTCACCACCGACGCGGTGGAACTGTGGGTGGGCGACGCCAAAAGCGGCGCCATCCGCCGTCTGCCGGGTGTGCGCCTGAACCAGATGTTCGGCGACCAGCTGCACTGGATGCCGGACCAGAAGACGCTGCTGGTCAAGCAGGTCGTCGCGCGCAAGGCGCCGCCGGTTGAAGCGCCGGGCTCGGAAGGTCCGGGCATCCAGGAGTCGCTGGGCCAGAAAGGCCAGAGCAGCACCTATGAAAACCGCGACACGCTGCGCAACCGTCACGACGAAGAGCTGTTCAACTACTACGGCACCTCGCAGCTGGCGCTGGTCGATGTGGCCACCGGCAAGATCACCCCGGTTGGCAAGCCCGGCCTGTATGAAGACCTGTCGATCGCACCGGATGGCCGCCATGTGGTGGTGACCGAGATCCGTCCGCCGTATTCCTACGTCACCACGTTTGACCGTTTCCCGAAACAGGTCGACCTGTGGGATCTGGCCCAGCGTCCGGGCAAGGACGGCAATCCGGTGGTGCGCGAAATCGCCGCGCTGCCGCTGGCCGACCGCGTGCCGAACCGCGGCGTGCCGACCGGTCCGCGCAACTTCACATGGCGCCCAACCGACGCCGCCACGCTGGTGTGGGTGGAAGCGGTCGACGGCGGCGATCCGAACGTCAAGGCCAGCGAACGCGACAAGCTGATGCTGCTGAAGGCGCCGTTCAACGCCGCGCCGGTCGAACTGACCCGCACCGAACAGCGCTTCGGCGGCCTGTCGTGGAGCGAACAGCCTGGCGTGGCGCTGCTGACCGACTACGACGTCAACCGCAAGTGGGTGCGCACCTGGCAAATCAATGTCGACGATGCGGCCAATTCGCGCCGCCTGATCTGGGACCAGTCGAGCGACGAGAAGTATGCCAATCCGGGCCAGCCGGTGCATCGCCGCCTGCCGAACGGCTTCTCGGTGATCCGCCTGCAGGGCGACACCATGTACCTGTCCGGTGCCGGTTCGTCGCCGGATGGCGACCGTCCGTTCCTCGACAAGTTCGACCTGAAGACGCAGCAGAAAGAACGCCTGTTCCGCAGCAGCAAAACCTCGTATGAACAGTTCATCGGCTTTGCCGGCCCCGGCGAAGGCCGTTTGCTGACCTGGTCGCAGTCGCCGGAAGATACGCCGAACGCCTTCGTCCGCACCTTGGGCGCCAGCACCACCGCCGAGGCGGGTGAACCGACCTACGCGTCGTCCAGCGTGGCGCTGACTCACCTGGTCGATCCGGTACCGCAAGTGCGCGAGATCAAGAAGCGTCTGGTCAAGTACAAGCGCGCCGACGGCATCGACCTGTCGTTCACGCTGTACACGCCGCCGGGCTACAAGGAAGGCACGCCGCTGCCGACCATCCTCAACGCCTATCCGATGGACTTTGCGGATGCGTCCAAGGCTGGCCAGACCACCGGTTCGCAAGCTACCTTCACCCGTCTGCGCCAGTACCGTCTGCTGCTGTTGTCGGGCTACGCGATTATCGACAGCGCAGCGTTCCCGATCGTCGGCGATCCGCGCAAGGCGTATGACACCTACACCGAACAACTGGTCGCCAACGCCAAGGCTGCGGTGGATGAGGCGGTACGTCTGGGCGTAACCGATCCGAACCGTGTCGGCGTCACGGGCCACAGCCACGGCGCGCTGATGACCGCCAACCTGCTGGCGCATTCGGACCTGTTCCGTGCCGGCGCCGCCACCAGCGGTTCGTACAACAAGTCGCTGACGCCGTTCGGTTTCCAGAACGAGCGCCGCTCGGTGTGGGAAGCGCCGGATGTCTACACCAAGGCGTCGACCTTCTTCTACGCCGACAAGCTGAAGACGCCGTTGCTGATCGTGCACGGCGGCGACGACGCCAACCCAGGCACTACGCCGCTGCAATCGGTCAAGCTGTTTGAAGCAATCCGCGGCAACGGTGGCGTGACCCGCCTGGTGATGCTGCCGCACGAACCGCACTGGTACGCCGCGCGCGAGTCGAACGAACAGCTGATCTACGAAATGCTGCGCTGGTTCGACAAGTATGTAAAAGACGCGCCGCCGAAGCAGTAA
- a CDS encoding methyl-accepting chemotaxis protein produces the protein MRFSDFGITRKLYLGFGAVVVILALLLGTAYTNFSRLAQANGWNNHTHEVIAETQAILESLLNMETGERGYALTGEDASMAPLKAGQAAFSQHLNQARSLTADNPAQQDRLRKLEQAEQAWYADAVAPVLALRAKANDGASIDPLLQFEREGRGRAGMDAMRALLKDISGAEQTLLVQRAADAASLQSLTANTIIIGGLLTVALAAVLAWILSRSIVGPLSAAVRIARTVAAGDLRSRIESHSRDETGQMLEALGDMNQSLLNIVGEVRRGTDTIATATSEIARGNQDLSSRTEQQASSLEETASSMEQLTGTVKQNADNARQANQLAASASQVASKGGAVVAQVVETMHSISASSQNIVEIIAVIDGIAFQTNILALNAAVEAARAGEQGRGFAVVASEVRTLAQRSAAAAKEIKMLIDDSVGKVDAGSKLVEQAGATMEEIVGSVQRVTTIMQDIASASEEQIAGIEQINHAISQMDNVTQQNAALVEEAAAAAASLQEQAASQANVVSVFKLDDRATAMAIAAPPPPARLPSAAPGPAIAIGGARSNGGRPGAGRTGAAPSSAGAAAVGSAATGGQSGAGRTTAQRGTPVKAGGDDWEEF, from the coding sequence ATGCGATTCTCCGACTTCGGCATCACCCGCAAGCTGTATCTCGGCTTCGGCGCGGTGGTGGTCATCCTGGCGCTACTGCTGGGCACCGCCTACACCAACTTCTCGCGGCTGGCGCAGGCCAATGGCTGGAACAACCATACCCATGAAGTGATCGCCGAAACCCAGGCCATCCTGGAGAGCTTGCTCAATATGGAAACGGGCGAACGCGGCTACGCACTGACCGGTGAGGACGCCTCGATGGCGCCGCTCAAGGCCGGCCAGGCGGCATTTTCCCAACACCTCAACCAAGCCCGTTCGCTGACTGCCGACAACCCGGCGCAACAGGACCGGCTGCGCAAGCTGGAACAGGCCGAACAGGCGTGGTACGCCGATGCGGTGGCGCCGGTGCTGGCGTTGCGCGCCAAGGCCAACGACGGCGCCAGCATCGACCCGCTGCTGCAATTCGAGCGCGAAGGCCGTGGCCGCGCCGGCATGGATGCGATGCGCGCACTGCTCAAGGACATCAGCGGCGCCGAACAAACGCTGCTGGTGCAGCGCGCGGCCGATGCCGCCTCGCTGCAAAGCCTGACCGCCAACACCATAATCATCGGCGGCCTGCTGACGGTGGCGCTGGCGGCGGTGCTGGCGTGGATCCTGAGCCGCAGCATCGTCGGTCCGCTCAGTGCGGCGGTGCGGATTGCGCGCACGGTCGCAGCAGGCGATTTGCGCAGCCGGATCGAATCGCACTCGCGCGATGAAACCGGCCAGATGCTGGAGGCGCTGGGCGATATGAACCAGAGCCTGCTGAACATCGTCGGCGAAGTGCGGCGCGGCACGGATACGATCGCCACCGCCACCAGCGAAATCGCGCGCGGCAACCAGGACTTGTCGAGCCGCACCGAGCAGCAGGCCAGCTCGCTGGAGGAAACCGCATCGTCGATGGAGCAGCTGACCGGCACCGTCAAGCAGAACGCCGACAATGCGCGCCAGGCCAACCAGCTGGCGGCATCGGCTTCGCAGGTCGCCAGCAAGGGCGGCGCGGTGGTGGCACAGGTGGTCGAGACCATGCACTCGATCAGCGCCTCGTCGCAAAACATCGTGGAGATTATCGCGGTGATCGACGGCATTGCGTTCCAGACCAATATCCTGGCGCTGAACGCGGCGGTGGAAGCGGCGCGCGCCGGCGAGCAGGGGCGCGGCTTTGCGGTGGTGGCGTCGGAAGTACGGACGCTGGCGCAACGTTCGGCGGCGGCGGCCAAGGAAATCAAGATGCTGATCGACGACTCGGTCGGCAAGGTCGATGCCGGCAGCAAGCTGGTGGAACAGGCCGGCGCGACCATGGAAGAAATTGTCGGCAGCGTGCAACGGGTGACGACCATCATGCAGGATATTGCGTCGGCCAGCGAAGAGCAAATCGCCGGTATCGAGCAGATCAACCACGCGATCAGCCAGATGGACAATGTGACGCAGCAGAATGCGGCGCTGGTGGAAGAAGCGGCGGCAGCGGCGGCGTCGTTGCAGGAGCAGGCGGCCAGCCAGGCCAATGTGGTCAGCGTGTTCAAGCTGGATGACCGCGCCACGGCGATGGCGATAGCCGCCCCGCCGCCGCCCGCCAGGCTGCCATCCGCCGCACCGGGTCCGGCCATCGCCATCGGCGGCGCGCGCAGCAACGGCGGCAGGCCGGGCGCTGGCCGGACCGGTGCGGCCCCGTCGTCCGCAGGCGCGGCAGCGGTCGGCTCAGCGGCGACAGGCGGCCAGTCCGGCGCGGGACGCACCACTGCCCAACGCGGCACGCCGGTCAAAGCGGGCGGTGACGACTGGGAGGAATTCTGA
- a CDS encoding alpha/beta hydrolase, which produces MSFNDGRKAVLHVPPHLDSGSGAGGQPLHLLVWLHGAGGQHGGGDHIALAHAVRHGALLLIPEALSTSWDMLRGGFGPDLAFLDRALLWTMQRYQVDEHAMALAGFSDGASYALSVGLMNGHLFSDILAFSPGYMAPLRREGQPRVAVVHGKDDPVLPVLRGHDIAQRLTQESYEVHYNEFDGAHIVSPPEARAALQRLEER; this is translated from the coding sequence TTGTCGTTTAACGATGGCCGCAAGGCGGTGCTGCATGTGCCGCCGCATCTGGACTCGGGCAGCGGCGCCGGCGGCCAGCCGTTGCACCTGTTGGTCTGGCTGCACGGCGCCGGCGGCCAGCACGGCGGCGGCGACCACATCGCGCTGGCGCATGCGGTCCGCCACGGCGCGCTGCTGCTGATTCCGGAAGCGCTGTCGACCAGCTGGGACATGCTGCGCGGCGGCTTCGGCCCCGACCTCGCCTTCCTCGACCGCGCGCTGCTGTGGACCATGCAGCGCTACCAGGTGGACGAACACGCGATGGCGCTGGCCGGCTTCTCCGACGGCGCCTCGTACGCGCTGTCGGTGGGCCTGATGAACGGCCACCTGTTCAGCGACATCCTGGCATTTTCGCCCGGCTACATGGCGCCGTTGCGGCGTGAAGGACAGCCGCGCGTGGCCGTGGTGCACGGCAAGGACGATCCGGTGCTGCCGGTGCTCCGTGGGCACGATATCGCCCAGCGGCTAACGCAGGAAAGCTACGAGGTCCACTACAATGAATTCGACGGCGCCCACATCGTCTCGCCGCCAGAGGCGCGCGCCGCCCTGCAACGGCTGGAAGAGCGCTAA
- a CDS encoding sensor domain-containing diguanylate cyclase: MFKRLSITFWATVFVTVVCLSLVGVDVWRSINARSEQLLEKERQGANLARAMAQQADDTIKAADIALADIVERIESDGRTPRALARLQQQMRAQVANLPQLVGLFVYDEGGSWIANSRAVVSQAYNNADREYFIYHRTHTERGPHVGLPVISRSSGKWIMPVSRRLNKPDGSFGGVVLATLDIDYFRRFYESFDLGTRGAVALLSNDGTLLLRQPFDSGRVGSSMRDSELFRHYAAASGAARTGSAFFHSFHDDEVRLNSFRPLEHYPLFVTAALSREEMLENWRRDTFTRSIGVVVLAALLGFFGKRLVDQIKLRVQVEAELRLARDALESANHTLARQAMSDGLTGLANRRQFDVTLGNEFSRAMRHQDTLAFIMIDVDYFKQYNDMYGHSAGDEVLRAVSKLIRALTPKRPGDLTARYGGEEVGILLPNTDLAGAQAVAERIREAVQNLQMAHHGSPFGVVTLSAGVATIAPQRGVHMAGMLVEAADKALYVAKSAGRNQVSLA; the protein is encoded by the coding sequence ATGTTCAAGCGCCTTTCCATCACTTTCTGGGCCACCGTGTTTGTCACGGTGGTGTGCCTGTCGCTGGTCGGCGTCGACGTCTGGCGCAGCATTAACGCCCGCAGCGAACAGCTGCTGGAAAAAGAACGGCAGGGCGCCAACTTGGCGCGCGCCATGGCGCAGCAGGCCGACGACACCATCAAGGCGGCCGACATCGCGCTGGCCGATATCGTCGAACGCATCGAGTCGGACGGCCGCACGCCGCGTGCGCTGGCGCGCCTGCAACAGCAGATGCGCGCGCAGGTCGCCAATCTGCCGCAGCTGGTGGGGCTGTTTGTCTACGATGAAGGCGGCAGCTGGATCGCCAATTCGCGTGCCGTGGTGAGCCAGGCCTACAACAACGCCGACCGCGAATACTTCATCTATCACCGCACCCATACGGAGCGCGGGCCGCATGTCGGCCTGCCGGTGATCAGCCGTTCCAGCGGCAAGTGGATCATGCCGGTGTCGCGTCGCCTCAACAAGCCGGACGGCAGTTTCGGCGGCGTGGTGCTGGCCACGCTGGACATCGATTACTTCCGCCGCTTTTACGAAAGTTTCGACCTCGGCACGCGCGGCGCGGTGGCGTTGCTGTCCAATGACGGCACGCTGCTGCTGCGCCAGCCTTTCGACAGCGGCCGGGTCGGCAGCAGCATGCGCGACAGCGAGTTGTTCCGCCATTATGCGGCGGCGTCCGGCGCGGCGCGCACCGGCAGTGCCTTCTTCCATTCTTTCCACGACGACGAGGTGCGGCTCAACAGCTTCCGGCCGCTGGAGCACTATCCGCTGTTCGTCACGGCGGCGTTGTCGCGCGAGGAGATGCTGGAGAACTGGCGGCGCGATACGTTCACGCGTTCGATCGGGGTGGTGGTGCTGGCGGCGCTGCTGGGCTTTTTCGGCAAGCGGCTGGTGGACCAGATCAAGCTGCGCGTACAGGTCGAGGCCGAGCTGCGGCTGGCGCGCGATGCGCTGGAGAGCGCCAACCACACGCTGGCGCGGCAGGCCATGTCGGATGGCCTGACCGGGCTGGCCAACCGGCGCCAGTTCGATGTCACGCTGGGCAATGAATTCAGCCGCGCGATGCGGCACCAGGATACGCTGGCGTTCATCATGATCGATGTCGATTACTTCAAGCAGTACAACGATATGTACGGCCACAGCGCCGGCGACGAGGTGCTGCGCGCGGTGAGCAAGCTGATCCGCGCTTTGACGCCCAAGCGGCCCGGTGATCTGACGGCGCGCTATGGCGGCGAAGAGGTCGGCATCCTGTTGCCGAATACCGATCTGGCCGGCGCGCAGGCGGTGGCCGAACGCATCCGCGAGGCGGTGCAGAATTTGCAGATGGCGCACCACGGCAGTCCGTTCGGCGTGGTGACGCTGAGCGCCGGCGTGGCGACCATCGCGCCACAGCGTGGCGTGCATATGGCCGGCATGCTGGTGGAGGCGGCCGACAAGGCGCTGTACGTGGCCAAGTCGGCGGGGCGCAACCAGGTCAGCCTGGCCTGA
- the waaF gene encoding lipopolysaccharide heptosyltransferase II, whose amino-acid sequence MSQPRTLIISPNWIGDAVMAQPLLQLLRAAHPERPIDVLAPPAVSPVWRQAAEVDEVLETPFRHGALQLKQRWQFARLLRKRGYVDAYILPNTIKYALIPWLAGIKKRVGYKGESRYGMINVMHHDEVPPRPMVPFYAALAKPPVTVQGPGLRAALPRPRLVASAEQMAAVCERLGIDPARPVVALAPGAEFGAAKRWPAQHFASLAKAVLAREPATQIALLGSPKDHTACAEVAAGLPDGTAVFNLAGATSLAEAIALIARAAAVVANDSGLLHIASALNRPVLALYGPTDPDHAPPFSDLAASISLRLDCSPCKQRECPLGHHDCMVKLTPDLAWQRLQPMLAAG is encoded by the coding sequence ATGAGCCAGCCGCGCACCCTGATCATTTCGCCGAACTGGATCGGCGATGCGGTCATGGCGCAGCCGCTGCTGCAACTGCTGCGCGCCGCCCATCCGGAACGGCCGATCGATGTGCTGGCGCCGCCGGCGGTGTCGCCGGTGTGGCGCCAGGCGGCCGAGGTGGACGAGGTGCTGGAAACGCCGTTCCGCCACGGCGCCTTGCAGCTCAAGCAGCGCTGGCAGTTTGCCCGCCTGCTGCGCAAGCGCGGCTACGTGGATGCCTACATCCTGCCCAACACCATCAAGTACGCGCTGATCCCGTGGCTGGCCGGGATTAAAAAACGCGTGGGCTACAAGGGCGAGAGCCGCTACGGCATGATCAACGTGATGCACCACGACGAAGTGCCGCCACGGCCAATGGTGCCGTTCTACGCCGCGCTGGCCAAGCCGCCGGTGACGGTGCAGGGCCCCGGCCTGCGCGCCGCCTTGCCGCGTCCGCGCCTGGTGGCCAGCGCCGAGCAAATGGCGGCCGTGTGCGAACGCCTCGGCATTGATCCGGCGAGGCCGGTGGTGGCATTGGCGCCGGGCGCGGAATTCGGCGCCGCCAAGCGCTGGCCGGCGCAGCATTTCGCCAGCCTCGCCAAGGCGGTGCTGGCACGCGAGCCAGCGACCCAGATCGCCTTGCTCGGTTCGCCCAAGGACCACACGGCCTGCGCCGAAGTGGCGGCCGGGCTGCCGGACGGCACGGCGGTGTTCAACCTGGCCGGCGCCACCAGCCTGGCCGAGGCGATTGCGCTGATCGCGCGCGCCGCCGCCGTGGTGGCCAACGATTCCGGCTTGCTGCACATCGCCTCGGCGCTGAACCGGCCGGTGCTGGCGCTGTACGGCCCGACCGACCCCGACCACGCGCCGCCGTTCTCGGACCTGGCCGCGTCGATTTCGCTGCGGCTGGATTGTTCGCCATGTAAGCAACGCGAATGTCCGCTCGGTCATCACGACTGCATGGTCAAGCTGACGCCGGATCTGGCGTGGCAGCGCTTGCAGCCGATGCTGGCGGCGGGCTAA
- a CDS encoding O-antigen ligase family protein: MRHLTEIRGVLVAFGALLLLALLWCTLSGDGRLRDLEKPVRMLAASTVMLTVLACRPSRKALWWGLIAGAMAGAVFIAYQRWFIGLDRPGGLINSITFGDIMLCMGLMCLAGTLDFAGRSALWPSLGALAGLVGSVATGTRGGWIAIALAALLLGRYGHVLRGRWRKVLALLALALLVSTYFIPQTGTRQRIDQGFNDVHQYFNGGETFTNIGIRFELWRSALQLIERRPLLGASIPTARREMEELVAQHRAHPYVLEFEHFHNDILQALVFGGVVGLLVWGGTLVAPFVFFLRQMQRGGGARNAPALAGLLLVLSYFSFGLTEVIFWSVRSCMFYAMMLFLLAGLCLNAKEDAQ; encoded by the coding sequence ATGCGTCATCTTACTGAGATTCGCGGGGTATTGGTAGCTTTTGGCGCGCTGCTGCTGCTGGCACTATTGTGGTGCACGCTGAGCGGCGACGGCCGCCTGCGTGACCTCGAAAAACCGGTCCGTATGCTGGCTGCCAGCACCGTCATGCTGACGGTGCTGGCCTGCCGTCCCAGCCGCAAGGCGCTGTGGTGGGGCCTGATCGCCGGCGCCATGGCCGGCGCCGTGTTCATTGCCTACCAGCGCTGGTTTATCGGCCTCGACCGTCCGGGCGGCCTGATTAATTCGATCACGTTTGGCGACATCATGCTGTGCATGGGCCTGATGTGCCTGGCTGGCACGTTGGACTTCGCCGGCCGCAGCGCCCTCTGGCCCAGCCTCGGTGCGCTGGCCGGGCTGGTCGGCTCGGTGGCGACCGGCACGCGCGGCGGCTGGATCGCGATCGCGCTGGCGGCACTGTTGTTGGGGCGCTACGGTCACGTGTTGCGCGGCCGCTGGCGCAAGGTGCTGGCGCTGCTGGCGCTGGCGCTGCTGGTCAGTACGTATTTCATTCCGCAGACCGGCACCCGCCAACGCATCGACCAGGGCTTCAACGATGTGCACCAGTATTTCAATGGTGGGGAAACGTTTACCAACATCGGCATCCGCTTCGAGCTGTGGCGCAGCGCGCTGCAACTGATCGAACGCCGGCCGCTGCTGGGCGCCAGCATTCCGACCGCCCGGCGCGAGATGGAAGAATTGGTGGCCCAGCACCGCGCCCATCCTTACGTGCTGGAGTTTGAACACTTCCACAACGACATTCTGCAAGCGCTGGTGTTCGGCGGCGTGGTCGGCCTGCTGGTGTGGGGCGGCACGCTGGTGGCGCCGTTCGTCTTCTTCCTGCGCCAGATGCAGCGCGGCGGCGGCGCCCGCAACGCGCCAGCGCTGGCCGGCCTGCTGCTGGTGCTGAGCTACTTCAGCTTCGGCCTGACCGAGGTGATCTTCTGGTCGGTGCGCAGCTGCATGTTCTACGCCATGATGCTGTTCCTGCTGGCTGGCCTGTGTCTGAACGCCAAGGAGGATGCGCAATGA
- a CDS encoding glycosyltransferase family 2 protein, with protein sequence MSPVLISVVVTTYNRPDALTAVVEACFAQDDLGFEIIIADDGSGHNTQQAVAALQARAPVPLRHVWQEDLGFRAARARNLGTLDAEGDYIIFLDGDCVPQRNFISQHRKLAQPGYLVQGSRILLDEAATSRVLGQHIDLGVLSAGDKLAWRSSGALNKVLPLLLTLPDIGRTSKRFTWRRIKSCNLAVWRSDLELVNGFDESFLGWGHEDSDLVVRLYHAGVLRKDGAYATEVFHLWHRENARDQETSNRATVLQRHAERTTLAVKGLRA encoded by the coding sequence ATGTCACCCGTGCTTATTTCCGTCGTCGTCACCACCTATAACCGGCCGGATGCGCTGACTGCCGTCGTTGAAGCCTGCTTTGCCCAGGACGACCTGGGCTTTGAAATCATTATCGCTGATGACGGCTCGGGCCACAACACGCAACAAGCAGTGGCGGCGCTGCAAGCGCGCGCGCCGGTGCCGCTGCGCCACGTGTGGCAGGAAGACCTGGGCTTCCGCGCCGCCCGCGCGCGCAACCTCGGCACGCTGGACGCCGAGGGCGACTACATCATTTTCCTCGACGGCGACTGCGTGCCGCAGCGGAATTTTATCAGCCAGCACCGCAAACTGGCGCAGCCCGGCTATCTGGTGCAAGGCAGCCGCATCCTGCTGGATGAAGCCGCGACCAGCCGCGTGCTGGGCCAGCATATCGATCTGGGCGTGCTGAGCGCCGGCGACAAGCTGGCGTGGCGCAGCAGCGGCGCCCTCAATAAGGTGCTGCCTTTGCTGCTGACCTTGCCCGACATCGGCCGCACCAGCAAGCGCTTCACCTGGCGCCGCATCAAGAGCTGCAACCTGGCCGTCTGGCGCAGCGACCTGGAGCTGGTCAACGGCTTCGATGAAAGCTTCCTCGGCTGGGGCCATGAAGATTCCGACCTGGTGGTGCGGCTGTACCACGCCGGCGTGCTGCGCAAGGACGGCGCCTACGCCACCGAAGTATTCCACCTGTGGCACCGCGAAAACGCCCGCGACCAGGAAACCAGCAACCGCGCCACCGTGCTCCAGCGCCATGCCGAGCGCACCACGCTGGCAGTGAAAGGGCTACGCGCATGA
- a CDS encoding glycosyltransferase family 2 protein: MKPVVVDSGLRLSILVPAYNVERYITDCLEHIVVQMDARHELIVVDDGSTDHTLTRIRAVQAAWPRLNITLIEQRNSGIADARNRALKEASGDYILFIDSDDRLLPRSLDVLCETIAHHQPDVIATALRMWHPHAPHKDKDIFMSYAPDQAITCQDAILTPFFDDRQMYVWCKVFRRAIYAQRTMPVFPSQRVFEDVAVVPLLLQGCASLVYLPHVLLAYRQHPVSITRLISEQWCVDFVSALATVKPHLERAGVSAKVRAQFDVAVCHFYLSMIKNSYQLPAAAGAVVRRRVHEIFLSSLFSPPQQVLSGMTRNLRDARTALQVQHVIDGNRWFHVRQSVVRKFKLWRRMRQTRALQRR; the protein is encoded by the coding sequence ATGAAACCCGTCGTGGTGGACAGCGGCCTGCGGCTCAGCATCCTGGTGCCGGCCTACAATGTCGAGCGCTATATCACCGATTGCCTGGAGCACATCGTCGTCCAGATGGATGCGCGCCACGAACTGATCGTGGTGGACGACGGCTCCACCGACCACACGCTGACACGCATCCGCGCCGTCCAGGCCGCCTGGCCGCGGCTGAACATCACGTTGATCGAACAGCGCAACAGCGGCATCGCCGACGCCCGCAACCGCGCGCTGAAGGAAGCCAGCGGCGACTACATCCTGTTCATCGACAGCGACGACCGCCTGCTGCCGCGCTCGCTGGACGTGCTGTGCGAGACCATCGCGCACCATCAGCCGGACGTGATCGCCACGGCGCTGCGCATGTGGCATCCCCATGCGCCGCACAAGGACAAGGATATCTTCATGAGCTACGCGCCGGATCAGGCCATCACCTGCCAGGACGCGATCCTCACGCCGTTCTTCGACGACCGCCAAATGTATGTGTGGTGCAAGGTGTTCCGACGCGCGATCTATGCCCAGAGGACCATGCCGGTGTTCCCGTCGCAACGGGTGTTCGAGGACGTGGCGGTTGTGCCGCTGCTGCTGCAAGGGTGCGCCAGCCTGGTCTACCTACCGCATGTGCTGCTAGCCTACCGCCAGCACCCGGTCAGCATCACCCGCCTGATCAGCGAACAGTGGTGCGTGGATTTCGTCTCGGCGCTGGCCACCGTCAAGCCGCATCTGGAGCGCGCCGGCGTCAGCGCCAAGGTGCGCGCGCAGTTCGACGTGGCGGTGTGCCACTTCTACCTGAGCATGATCAAGAATTCTTACCAGCTGCCGGCGGCGGCCGGCGCGGTGGTGCGGCGCCGGGTGCATGAGATTTTCCTGTCCAGCTTGTTTTCGCCGCCGCAGCAGGTGCTGTCCGGCATGACGCGCAACCTGCGCGACGCCCGCACCGCGCTGCAGGTGCAGCACGTGATCGACGGCAACCGCTGGTTCCATGTGCGCCAGAGCGTGGTGCGCAAGTTCAAGCTGTGGCGCCGCATGCGCCAGACCCGCGCGCTGCAGCGCCGCTAA